A single region of the Salvia miltiorrhiza cultivar Shanhuang (shh) chromosome 8, IMPLAD_Smil_shh, whole genome shotgun sequence genome encodes:
- the LOC130997504 gene encoding solute carrier family 40 member 3, chloroplastic isoform X4 translates to MDAEGLHLLGVSFVDTILTALPVLSEEEQNTLASTPAHPAGLYALYTSCLVGNLVEQLWNFAWPATIALIHPSLLPVAVMGFFAKLAVIVGGPLVGKLMDYFPRVPAYNCLTVIQVASQLLSVGMIINAHIIHPNSVSPVLLQPWFVMLVIALAIERLSGLALGVAMERDWVVLLAGTNRPVALAQANAMLSRIDLLCEIAGAALFGILLSKYEPVMCLKLAASLMMCSLPILIFLTWLTNRLSAGVLAHAKCPQTGSGCSPPGSSQKTENLLTVGIDAIKHGWFEYIQQPVLPASLAYVSLFFNVALAPGSLMTAFLTHHGLNPSIIGAFSGLCAFMGVTATFVSAKMVNQLGILKAGAAGLIFQASLLTIAVGVYWSGSFSHKIPLMLFLCLVVLSRLGHMLYDVIGAQILQTGIPASKANLIGTTEISFASLAESIMLGVAIIANDVSQFGFLVMLSLLSVVGAACLYCRWLKKPTDIQRDLFSFEMLQSS, encoded by the exons ATGGACGCAGAAGGACTTCATTTACTTGGTGTCAGTTTTGTAGATACTATATTGACAGCATTGCCT GTCTTGTCGGAAGAGGAGCAGAACACCCTTGCTTCAACTCCTGCTCATCCAGCTGGACTCTATG CTTTATACACTAGCTGCTTGGTCGGGAATTTGGTTGAACAGCTGTGGAATTTTGCTTGGCCTGCTACCATTGCATTGATTCATCCTAGTCTTCTTCCAGTGGCTGTCATGGGCTTCTTTGCGAAG CTTGCTGTAATAGTTGGAGGGCCTTTGGTAGGGAAGCTGATGGACTACTTTCCAAGAGTGCCTGCATATAATTGTTTGACTGTTATCCAG GTTGCTTCTCAATTGTTATCCGTTGGAATGATAATTAATGCCCATATTATACACCCCAATTCTGTGTCTCCTGTACTTCTCCAACCTTGGTTTGTTATGCTTGTAATAGCTCTGGCCATAGAGAGGCTCTCTGGACTAGCTCTAGGGGTTGCTATGGAGCGTGATTGGGTTGTTTTg TTAGCAGGAACAAATAGACCAGTTGCTCTCGCTCAAGCAAATGCAATGCTTAGTAGAATTGATCTACTCTGTGAG ATTGCAGGAGCAGCATTATTTGGCATTTTATTATCTAAATATGAACCAGTGATGTGCTTGAAACTGGCAGCTAGCTTGATGATGTGTTCACTGCCCATTTTG ATTTTCCTCACATGGCTAACCAACAGGCTTTCAGCTGGAGTCCTCGCCCATGCCAAATGTCCACAAACTGGTTCTGGATGCTCACCTCCAGGATCTTCCCAGAAGACTGAAAATTTAT TGACAGTAGGTATAGATGCTATAAAGCATGGATGGTTTGAATACATTCAGCAGCCTGTTCTGCCGGCAAGCCTGGCCTATGTTTCACTCTTCTTCAACGTCGCTCTTGCTCCTGGCAGCCTAATGACTGCTTTCTTAACACATCATG GTCTGAATCCGTCAATTATTGGAGCCTTcagtggattatgtgctttcaTGGGTGTCACAGCAACCTTTGTGTCTGCGAAAATGGTCAACCAACTTGGCATTCTGAAG GCTGGAGCAGCCGGTCTTATCTTTCAGGCTTCACTTCTTACCATAGCAGTTGGAGTATATTGGAGTGGTTCTTTTTCTCACAAGATTCCGCTcatgttgtttttgtgtttAGTT GTATTGTCTAGATTGGGGCACATGTTGTATGATGTTATAGGGGCGCAGATTTTACAAACTGGGATCCCTGCCTCTAAAGCAAATCTTATTGGAACAACTGAAATTTCATTTGCTAGTCTGGCAGAGTCGATTATGCTAGGTGTTGCCATAATTGCAAATGATGTTTCACAATTTGGATTTCTGGTGATGCTGTCTCTTCTGTCAGTAGTTGGAGCAGCTTGTTTATACTGTAGATGGCTGAAGAAACCAACTGACATTCAACGagatcttttttcttttgagatGCTGCAGTCTTCATAA
- the LOC130997504 gene encoding solute carrier family 40 member 3, chloroplastic isoform X3: MVIGVVATAQSAVAFGRRRLQAIATPFSPCIRLRSRRRLNTCLIPHRLDSFSLRCSFTDTDVCNSVANDEVDEDHTTSRCSVPVVHLKSDCMDAEGLHLLGVSFVDTILTALPVLSEEEQNTLASTPAHPAGLYALYTSCLVGNLVEQLWNFAWPATIALIHPSLLPVAVMGFFAKLAVIVGGPLVGKLMDYFPRVPAYNCLTVIQVASQLLSVGMIINAHIIHPNSVSPVLLQPWFVMLVIALAIERLSGLALGVAMERDWVVLLAGTNRPVALAQANAMLSRIDLLCEIAGAALFGILLSKYEPVMCLKLAASLMMCSLPILIFLTWLTNRLSAGVLAHAKCPQTGSGCSPPGSSQKTENLLTVGIDAIKHGWFEYIQQPVLPASLAYVSLFFNVALAPGSLMTAFLTHHGLNPSIIGAFSGLCAFMGVTATFVSAKMVNQLGILKAGAAGLIFQASLLTIAVGVYWSGSFSHKIPLMLFLCLVVLSRLGHMLYDVIGAQILQTGIPASKANLIGTTEISFASLAESIMLGVAIIANDVSQFGFLVMLSLLSVVGAACLYCRWLKKPTDIQRDLFSFEMLQSS, translated from the exons ATGGTTATCGGCGTGGTTGCCACTGCTCAGTCCGCCGTTGCGTTTGGCCGTCGACGGCTGCAAGCTATTGCTACGCCGTTTTCTCCTTGTATCAGGTTACGCTCTCGACGACGGCTGAATACATGTCTCATCCCTCATAG GCTTGACTCTTTTAGTTTAAGGTGTTCATTCACTGACACTGATGTCTGCAATTCTGTTGCTAATGATGAAGTCGATGAGGATCATACCACATCTCGTTGTTCAGTTCCAGTTGTTCATCTGAAATCTGATTGCATGGACGCAGAAGGACTTCATTTACTTGGTGTCAGTTTTGTAGATACTATATTGACAGCATTGCCT GTCTTGTCGGAAGAGGAGCAGAACACCCTTGCTTCAACTCCTGCTCATCCAGCTGGACTCTATG CTTTATACACTAGCTGCTTGGTCGGGAATTTGGTTGAACAGCTGTGGAATTTTGCTTGGCCTGCTACCATTGCATTGATTCATCCTAGTCTTCTTCCAGTGGCTGTCATGGGCTTCTTTGCGAAG CTTGCTGTAATAGTTGGAGGGCCTTTGGTAGGGAAGCTGATGGACTACTTTCCAAGAGTGCCTGCATATAATTGTTTGACTGTTATCCAG GTTGCTTCTCAATTGTTATCCGTTGGAATGATAATTAATGCCCATATTATACACCCCAATTCTGTGTCTCCTGTACTTCTCCAACCTTGGTTTGTTATGCTTGTAATAGCTCTGGCCATAGAGAGGCTCTCTGGACTAGCTCTAGGGGTTGCTATGGAGCGTGATTGGGTTGTTTTg TTAGCAGGAACAAATAGACCAGTTGCTCTCGCTCAAGCAAATGCAATGCTTAGTAGAATTGATCTACTCTGTGAG ATTGCAGGAGCAGCATTATTTGGCATTTTATTATCTAAATATGAACCAGTGATGTGCTTGAAACTGGCAGCTAGCTTGATGATGTGTTCACTGCCCATTTTG ATTTTCCTCACATGGCTAACCAACAGGCTTTCAGCTGGAGTCCTCGCCCATGCCAAATGTCCACAAACTGGTTCTGGATGCTCACCTCCAGGATCTTCCCAGAAGACTGAAAATTTAT TGACAGTAGGTATAGATGCTATAAAGCATGGATGGTTTGAATACATTCAGCAGCCTGTTCTGCCGGCAAGCCTGGCCTATGTTTCACTCTTCTTCAACGTCGCTCTTGCTCCTGGCAGCCTAATGACTGCTTTCTTAACACATCATG GTCTGAATCCGTCAATTATTGGAGCCTTcagtggattatgtgctttcaTGGGTGTCACAGCAACCTTTGTGTCTGCGAAAATGGTCAACCAACTTGGCATTCTGAAG GCTGGAGCAGCCGGTCTTATCTTTCAGGCTTCACTTCTTACCATAGCAGTTGGAGTATATTGGAGTGGTTCTTTTTCTCACAAGATTCCGCTcatgttgtttttgtgtttAGTT GTATTGTCTAGATTGGGGCACATGTTGTATGATGTTATAGGGGCGCAGATTTTACAAACTGGGATCCCTGCCTCTAAAGCAAATCTTATTGGAACAACTGAAATTTCATTTGCTAGTCTGGCAGAGTCGATTATGCTAGGTGTTGCCATAATTGCAAATGATGTTTCACAATTTGGATTTCTGGTGATGCTGTCTCTTCTGTCAGTAGTTGGAGCAGCTTGTTTATACTGTAGATGGCTGAAGAAACCAACTGACATTCAACGagatcttttttcttttgagatGCTGCAGTCTTCATAA
- the LOC130997504 gene encoding solute carrier family 40 member 3, chloroplastic isoform X2 yields MVIGVVATAQSAVAFGRRRLQAIATPFSPCIRLRSRRRLNTCLIPHSETPPYKTWRKKVLDSFSLRCSFTDTDVCNSVANDEVDEDHTTSRCSVPVVHLKSDCMDAEGLHLLGVSFVDTILTALPVLSEEEQNTLASTPAHPAGLYALYTSCLVGNLVEQLWNFAWPATIALIHPSLLPVAVMGFFAKLAVIVGGPLVGKLMDYFPRVPAYNCLTVIQVASQLLSVGMIINAHIIHPNSVSPVLLQPWFVMLVIALAIERLSGLALGVAMERDWVVLLAGTNRPVALAQANAMLSRIDLLCEIAGAALFGILLSKYEPVMCLKLAASLMMCSLPILIFLTWLTNRLSAGVLAHAKCPQTGSGCSPPGSSQKTENLLTVGIDAIKHGWFEYIQQPVLPASLAYVSLFFNVALAPGSLMTAFLTHHGLNPSIIGAFSGLCAFMGVTATFVSAKMVNQLGILKAGAAGLIFQASLLTIAVGVYWSGSFSHKIPLMLFLCLVVLSRLGHMLYDVIGAQILQTGIPASKANLIGTTEISFASLAESIMLGVAIIANDVSQFGFLVMLSLLSVVGAACLYCRWLKKPTDIQRDLFSFEMLQSS; encoded by the exons ATGGTTATCGGCGTGGTTGCCACTGCTCAGTCCGCCGTTGCGTTTGGCCGTCGACGGCTGCAAGCTATTGCTACGCCGTTTTCTCCTTGTATCAGGTTACGCTCTCGACGACGGCTGAATACATGTCTCATCCCTCATAG TGAGACTCCGCCGTACAAAACTTGGAGGAAGAAAGT GCTTGACTCTTTTAGTTTAAGGTGTTCATTCACTGACACTGATGTCTGCAATTCTGTTGCTAATGATGAAGTCGATGAGGATCATACCACATCTCGTTGTTCAGTTCCAGTTGTTCATCTGAAATCTGATTGCATGGACGCAGAAGGACTTCATTTACTTGGTGTCAGTTTTGTAGATACTATATTGACAGCATTGCCT GTCTTGTCGGAAGAGGAGCAGAACACCCTTGCTTCAACTCCTGCTCATCCAGCTGGACTCTATG CTTTATACACTAGCTGCTTGGTCGGGAATTTGGTTGAACAGCTGTGGAATTTTGCTTGGCCTGCTACCATTGCATTGATTCATCCTAGTCTTCTTCCAGTGGCTGTCATGGGCTTCTTTGCGAAG CTTGCTGTAATAGTTGGAGGGCCTTTGGTAGGGAAGCTGATGGACTACTTTCCAAGAGTGCCTGCATATAATTGTTTGACTGTTATCCAG GTTGCTTCTCAATTGTTATCCGTTGGAATGATAATTAATGCCCATATTATACACCCCAATTCTGTGTCTCCTGTACTTCTCCAACCTTGGTTTGTTATGCTTGTAATAGCTCTGGCCATAGAGAGGCTCTCTGGACTAGCTCTAGGGGTTGCTATGGAGCGTGATTGGGTTGTTTTg TTAGCAGGAACAAATAGACCAGTTGCTCTCGCTCAAGCAAATGCAATGCTTAGTAGAATTGATCTACTCTGTGAG ATTGCAGGAGCAGCATTATTTGGCATTTTATTATCTAAATATGAACCAGTGATGTGCTTGAAACTGGCAGCTAGCTTGATGATGTGTTCACTGCCCATTTTG ATTTTCCTCACATGGCTAACCAACAGGCTTTCAGCTGGAGTCCTCGCCCATGCCAAATGTCCACAAACTGGTTCTGGATGCTCACCTCCAGGATCTTCCCAGAAGACTGAAAATTTAT TGACAGTAGGTATAGATGCTATAAAGCATGGATGGTTTGAATACATTCAGCAGCCTGTTCTGCCGGCAAGCCTGGCCTATGTTTCACTCTTCTTCAACGTCGCTCTTGCTCCTGGCAGCCTAATGACTGCTTTCTTAACACATCATG GTCTGAATCCGTCAATTATTGGAGCCTTcagtggattatgtgctttcaTGGGTGTCACAGCAACCTTTGTGTCTGCGAAAATGGTCAACCAACTTGGCATTCTGAAG GCTGGAGCAGCCGGTCTTATCTTTCAGGCTTCACTTCTTACCATAGCAGTTGGAGTATATTGGAGTGGTTCTTTTTCTCACAAGATTCCGCTcatgttgtttttgtgtttAGTT GTATTGTCTAGATTGGGGCACATGTTGTATGATGTTATAGGGGCGCAGATTTTACAAACTGGGATCCCTGCCTCTAAAGCAAATCTTATTGGAACAACTGAAATTTCATTTGCTAGTCTGGCAGAGTCGATTATGCTAGGTGTTGCCATAATTGCAAATGATGTTTCACAATTTGGATTTCTGGTGATGCTGTCTCTTCTGTCAGTAGTTGGAGCAGCTTGTTTATACTGTAGATGGCTGAAGAAACCAACTGACATTCAACGagatcttttttcttttgagatGCTGCAGTCTTCATAA
- the LOC130997504 gene encoding solute carrier family 40 member 3, chloroplastic isoform X1 translates to MVIGVVATAQSAVAFGRRRLQAIATPFSPCIRLRSRRRLNTCLIPHSSETPPYKTWRKKVLDSFSLRCSFTDTDVCNSVANDEVDEDHTTSRCSVPVVHLKSDCMDAEGLHLLGVSFVDTILTALPVLSEEEQNTLASTPAHPAGLYALYTSCLVGNLVEQLWNFAWPATIALIHPSLLPVAVMGFFAKLAVIVGGPLVGKLMDYFPRVPAYNCLTVIQVASQLLSVGMIINAHIIHPNSVSPVLLQPWFVMLVIALAIERLSGLALGVAMERDWVVLLAGTNRPVALAQANAMLSRIDLLCEIAGAALFGILLSKYEPVMCLKLAASLMMCSLPILIFLTWLTNRLSAGVLAHAKCPQTGSGCSPPGSSQKTENLLTVGIDAIKHGWFEYIQQPVLPASLAYVSLFFNVALAPGSLMTAFLTHHGLNPSIIGAFSGLCAFMGVTATFVSAKMVNQLGILKAGAAGLIFQASLLTIAVGVYWSGSFSHKIPLMLFLCLVVLSRLGHMLYDVIGAQILQTGIPASKANLIGTTEISFASLAESIMLGVAIIANDVSQFGFLVMLSLLSVVGAACLYCRWLKKPTDIQRDLFSFEMLQSS, encoded by the exons ATGGTTATCGGCGTGGTTGCCACTGCTCAGTCCGCCGTTGCGTTTGGCCGTCGACGGCTGCAAGCTATTGCTACGCCGTTTTCTCCTTGTATCAGGTTACGCTCTCGACGACGGCTGAATACATGTCTCATCCCTCATAG TAGTGAGACTCCGCCGTACAAAACTTGGAGGAAGAAAGT GCTTGACTCTTTTAGTTTAAGGTGTTCATTCACTGACACTGATGTCTGCAATTCTGTTGCTAATGATGAAGTCGATGAGGATCATACCACATCTCGTTGTTCAGTTCCAGTTGTTCATCTGAAATCTGATTGCATGGACGCAGAAGGACTTCATTTACTTGGTGTCAGTTTTGTAGATACTATATTGACAGCATTGCCT GTCTTGTCGGAAGAGGAGCAGAACACCCTTGCTTCAACTCCTGCTCATCCAGCTGGACTCTATG CTTTATACACTAGCTGCTTGGTCGGGAATTTGGTTGAACAGCTGTGGAATTTTGCTTGGCCTGCTACCATTGCATTGATTCATCCTAGTCTTCTTCCAGTGGCTGTCATGGGCTTCTTTGCGAAG CTTGCTGTAATAGTTGGAGGGCCTTTGGTAGGGAAGCTGATGGACTACTTTCCAAGAGTGCCTGCATATAATTGTTTGACTGTTATCCAG GTTGCTTCTCAATTGTTATCCGTTGGAATGATAATTAATGCCCATATTATACACCCCAATTCTGTGTCTCCTGTACTTCTCCAACCTTGGTTTGTTATGCTTGTAATAGCTCTGGCCATAGAGAGGCTCTCTGGACTAGCTCTAGGGGTTGCTATGGAGCGTGATTGGGTTGTTTTg TTAGCAGGAACAAATAGACCAGTTGCTCTCGCTCAAGCAAATGCAATGCTTAGTAGAATTGATCTACTCTGTGAG ATTGCAGGAGCAGCATTATTTGGCATTTTATTATCTAAATATGAACCAGTGATGTGCTTGAAACTGGCAGCTAGCTTGATGATGTGTTCACTGCCCATTTTG ATTTTCCTCACATGGCTAACCAACAGGCTTTCAGCTGGAGTCCTCGCCCATGCCAAATGTCCACAAACTGGTTCTGGATGCTCACCTCCAGGATCTTCCCAGAAGACTGAAAATTTAT TGACAGTAGGTATAGATGCTATAAAGCATGGATGGTTTGAATACATTCAGCAGCCTGTTCTGCCGGCAAGCCTGGCCTATGTTTCACTCTTCTTCAACGTCGCTCTTGCTCCTGGCAGCCTAATGACTGCTTTCTTAACACATCATG GTCTGAATCCGTCAATTATTGGAGCCTTcagtggattatgtgctttcaTGGGTGTCACAGCAACCTTTGTGTCTGCGAAAATGGTCAACCAACTTGGCATTCTGAAG GCTGGAGCAGCCGGTCTTATCTTTCAGGCTTCACTTCTTACCATAGCAGTTGGAGTATATTGGAGTGGTTCTTTTTCTCACAAGATTCCGCTcatgttgtttttgtgtttAGTT GTATTGTCTAGATTGGGGCACATGTTGTATGATGTTATAGGGGCGCAGATTTTACAAACTGGGATCCCTGCCTCTAAAGCAAATCTTATTGGAACAACTGAAATTTCATTTGCTAGTCTGGCAGAGTCGATTATGCTAGGTGTTGCCATAATTGCAAATGATGTTTCACAATTTGGATTTCTGGTGATGCTGTCTCTTCTGTCAGTAGTTGGAGCAGCTTGTTTATACTGTAGATGGCTGAAGAAACCAACTGACATTCAACGagatcttttttcttttgagatGCTGCAGTCTTCATAA